The Cupriavidus necator DNA window TGAGGACGGGCAAGACGCTCTGGACCGGACAGGCGTCGGCTGCCAACAATCAGTCGGGTAACGCTGGCGGTGGGTTGATCGGCGCGCTGATCGGCACGGCCATTGCACACGCAATCAGCAGCGTGTCGGATGCCGCCTATGGGGTGGCCGGCAGGACTAGCCAGCAACTGCTCTCGGCGGGTACGCCTGGCGGAATCCTGTATGGGCCGCGGTCGCCGAAGTACGGCACGGACTGACTATTATGGCCCTGGTTTGTGAGAGGGCCGGCCTGCCGTAGTTCGCGCGGGCATCCCCCGATGCCCGCCCTCCGTCCCCCCTAAAGTCCTGCCCCTCAGGCGCCGTTAACGCTACCAGGCCCCCGATTTCCCAAACAACACCCAATTCCCCCGCCTTTTCCCATGAATGGGAAGGCTGTCCCGCTTCGATAATCCCTGCTGACGAATAGCGGCCTGCCGCTTCGCACGGAGCATGGATGTCCGAAGAAAGCGACCTCGAGAAAACCGAACCCGCCTCACCCCGGCGCCTGGAAAAGGCGCGCGAGGAGGGGCAGGTAGTGCGTTCGCGCGAGCTCGCCACGTTCGTCATGCTGATCGCCGGCGTGACCGGCCTGTGGACGCTGGGCGGCCATCTGGGCCGCAGCCTGAACCAGGTGATGCAGGGGGCGCTGCGCTTCGAGCCGGCAACGGCGTTCGATACCTCGCGCATGCTGTCGCGCTTTGCCATGATGGTGTGGGACAGCCTGCTGGCCTTCCTGCCGCTGCTGTTCCTGTTCGGCGTTGCGGCGCTGGCGGCGCCGTTGCTGCTGGGGGGCTGGGTGTTCTCGGGCAAGTCCTTCGCGCCGCAGTTCTCGCGCCTGTCGCCGCTGGCGGGGCTGGGCCGGATGTTCTCCGCGCATTCGCTGGTGGAGCTGCTCAAGGCCGTGGCCAAGTCGCTGCTGGTGGGCAGCGTGGGCGCCTGGGTGCTGTGGCGGCGCCTGCCCGAGGCCATCGCGCTGATGAATGCGCCGGTGCAGGAAGCGCTGCTGCACATGGTCGACCTGGTCATGTATTGCTGCCTGGTGGTGTCGCTGTCGCTGCTGGTGGTGGCGGCCATCGACGTGCCGTGGCAGTACTGGGAGTTCTTCAAGAAGCTGCGCATGACCAAGGAAGAGGTCAAGCAGGAATTCAAGGAAAGCGAGGGCGACCCGCATATCAAGGGCCGCATCCGCCAGCAGCAGCGCGCCATGGCGCGCCGCCGCATGATGACCGAGGTGCCCAAGGCCGACGTGGTGGTGACCAACCCCACCCACTTTGCCGTGGCGCTGCGCTATGAGGAGGGGCGCATGGGCGCGCCGCGCGTGGTGGCCAAGGGCACCGGCGATATTGCCGCCCGCATCCGCGAGCTGGCTGCAGAGCACCGCGTGCCGCTGATGTCGGCCCCGCCGCTGGCGCGTGCGCTGCACCGCCACGTGGAGCTGGGCCAGGAAATCCCCGCCGGACTGTATACCGCCGTGGCCGAAGTGCTGGCCTGGGTCTATCAACTGAAGCACTGGCATTACTCGCAGGGCCCGCAGCCGCAGGCACCCGCGGACCTGCCGGTGCCCGATGAACTCGCCGTACCGGAAATGCGCGAATGAACGCTCTGAGCAACCTGTTCAACCTGCCCGGCCTGCGCTCCGCCGGCCAGCTCAAGGCCATGACCGGGCCGCTGCTGATCATCATGATCCTGGGGATGATGATCCTGCCGCTGCCGGCCTTCGTGCTGGACCTGCTGTTCACCTTCAATATCGCGCTGGCGATCATGGTGCTGCTGGTCAGCATGTACACGCAGAAGCCGCTGGACTTTGCCGCCTTCCCGGCGGTGCTGCTGTTCACCACGCTGCTGCGCCTGTCGCTGAACGTGGCCTCCACGCGCGTGGTGCTGCTCGAAGGCCATACCGGCCCGGACGCCGCGGGCAAGGTGGTGGAGGCCTTCGGCCACTTCCTGGTAGGGGGCAACTTCGCGGTCGGCATCGTGGTGTTCGCGATCCTGGTGGTGATCAACTTCATGGTGATCACCAAGGGTGCGGGGCGTATCGCCGAAGTCGGCGCGCGCTTCATGCTGGATTCGATGCCCGGCAAGCAGATGTCGATCGATGCCGACCTGAACGCCGGCCTGATCGACGAGGCCGCCGCCAAGAAGCGCCGCGCCGAAGTGGCGCAGGAATCCGACTTCTACGGCGCGATGGACGGCGCCAGCAAGTTCGTGCGCGGCGATGCCGTGGCGGGCCTGCTGATCATGTTCATCAACGTTGCCGCCGGCATGGTGGTGGGCATGGTGCAGCACGACCTGGACTTCGGCACCGCCGTGCACAACTACACGCTGCTGACCATCGGCGACGGCCTGGTGGCGCAGATCCCGGCGCTGGTGATCTCCACCGCCGCCGGCGTGATCGTGTCGCGCGTGTCGAACGAGCAGGACGTGGGCGAGCAGCTCACCGGCCAGCTCTTTGCCAACCCGCGCGTGCTGTACCTGACCGCGGGCATCATCGGCCTGATGGGCATCATCCCGGGCATGCCGCATTTTGCCTTCCTGCTGCTGGCGGGCGCGCTGGTGTGGATGGGCCGTTATATGTCGCGCCGCGCCGCCACGCAGGAGCAGGTCAAGCAGCGCGAGGAGCGCACCCCGGCGGTGGCGCAGGAATCCACTGAAGCGAGCTGGGACGACGTCACGCTGGTCGACCCGCTCGGCATGGAAGTGGGCTACCGCCTGATCACGCTGGTGGACCGCGCGCAGGACGGCGAGCTGCTGGGCCGCATCAAGAGCATCCGCAAGAAGGTGGCGCAGGAGATCGGTTTCCTGGTGCCGGTGGTGCATATCCGCGACAACCTGGAGCTCAAGCCCAACGCCTACCGCATCACGCTCAAGGGCGTGGAGATCGGCCGCGGCGAAGCCATGCCGGGCCAGTGGATGGCGATCAACCCCGGGCAGGTCAGCGGCACGCTGCCTGGCGCGGCCACGCGCGATCCTGCCTTCGGCCTGCCGGCGGTATGGATCGACGCGGGCATCAAGGAGCAGGCGCAGTCCTACGGCTATACCGTGGTCGATGCCAGCACCGTGGTGGCCACGCACCTGAACCACCTGATCCACATGCACGCCGCCGAGCTGCTAGGCCGCCAGGAAGTGCAGGCGCTGCTGGACCGCATCGCCAAGGACTCGCCCAAGCTGACCGAAGACCTGGTGCCGAAGGCCATTTCGCTGACCGCGCTGCAGAAGATCCTGCAGAACCTGCTGGACGAAGGCGTTCCCATCCGCGACATGCGCACCATCCTGGATGTGGTGGCCGAGCATGCGCCCAAGATCAGCGACCCGAACGAGCTGACCGCGATGGTGCGCGTGGCGCTGGGCCGCGCGATCACGCAGCAGCTGTTCCCGAACAACGCCGACCTGCAGGTGATCGGCCTCGATGCCGGCCTGGAGCGCGTGCTGTCGCAGGCGCTGACCAATGGCGGCGGGATCGAGCCGGGCCTGGCCGATGCGTTGCTGCAGCAGACCCAGGGCGCGGTCACGCGCCAGGAGCAGCTGGGCATGGACCCGGTGCTGCTGGTGCCGTCGCAGCTGCGCCCGCTGATGGCGCGCTTCCTGCGGCGCACCATGCCGCAGCTGAGGGTGCTGTCGCATGCCGAGGTGCCGGACAACCGCAATATCCGCATCACCGCCATGATCGGCGCGTGAGGAGTCATAGATGAGCGTAGCCAAGTTTGTCGCGGCCAACGGCCGCGAAGCCATGCGCCAGGTGCGCGAAGCCATGGGCCCGGACGCCGTGGTGCTGTCCAACCGCACCGTCGAGGGCGGCGTGGAGATCGTCGCCATGCGCGATGCGGATCTGGGCAGCGTGCAGGCCACGGCGCAGGTCTACGTGCCGCCCGCGCCGGTGGCCGAGCCCACCGCCATCGGCGACCTGCGCGGTGAGCTGCAATCGATGCGCGCAATGCTGGAGCGCCAGCTGGCCGGGATCAGCCCTGCCCAAAGCGCGGTTCCAAGCGCGGCAGCGCACGGCGTGGCCGCCAGCGACCCGCTGCGCGAATCCCTGTTTGAATGGATGGTCGGCGCCGGCTTCTCCGGGCAGCTGGCGCGCACGCTGCTGGCGCGGCTGCCGCTGGGCTACGACCGCCCCGCGGCCATGGGCTGGATCCGCACCGAACTGGCCAGCAAGCTGCCGGTGCTGGGCGATGAGGACAGCCTGTTCGCGCAAGGCGGCGTGCTGGCGCTGGTTGGCCCCACCGGCGTAGGCAAGACCACCACCACGGCCAAGCTGGCGGCGCGCTTCGTGCTGCGCCACGGCGCCGACAAGCTGGCGCTGCTGACCACCGACAGCTTCCGTATCGGCGCGCACGAACAGCTGCGCATCTACGGCGACATCCTGGGCGTGCCGGTGCATGCGGTAAAGGATGCCGCCGACCTGCGCTTCGCGCTGGCGGCGATGAAGGACAAGCACCTGGTGATCATCGACACCGTCGGCATGAGCCAGCGCGACCGCAGCCTGTCGGAACAGATCGCGATGCTGGCCGGCGTGCCGGCGCCGGTGCAGCGCGTGCTGCTGCTCAACGGCGCCAGCCACGGCGATACCCTCAATGAAGTGGTGCATGCCTACCGTCATGACGCCGCGCCGGATGGGGGCGGCATCGACGGCTGCATCATCAGCAAGCTGGATGAGGCCACCCACCTGGGCTCGGTGCTGGACGTGGTGATCCGCCACCGCCTGCCGGTGTTCTACGCCTCCACCGGCCAGCGCGTGCCCGAGCACCTTGAGCTGGCCAACAGCACCGCGCTGGTGGAGCGCGCCTTCCTGACGCCGCGCCGCGGTTCGGTATTTGCCGATGCGGACGCCGCACGCCGGCGCAGCGCCGGCACCGATGACGAGGCCCCCGCGCGTGGCGGTGCCGACGAGGTGCTGCGCTCGCTGACCGACAGCGCCGACGCGCTGAGCCAGTGCGTGGCGGAACTCAATGGCGCGGGCCTGGGTCTGGACCTGGCGCGCTCGCTGTGGCAACAGCGCAGCGCCGGCGCCCCGGCCCTGCGCGCGATGTCGCAGCAGGTGCGCGAAGCGGTCTGCCGCGACGTGACCCGCCAGTGCGAGCAGTACGTGCTGGCCAGCGCCGCCACGCTGCAAGTGGCCGTGCCCGGCCGCCGCACGCCGCAGCCGATGCAGCACACGCTGTGGCTCGCCGACCGCGACGGCATGCCGCTGGCCGCCACCGTGACCCCGACCGGCCGTGCCGGCCAGCCGTTGGGCGAGGCCGAGTCCGATGCCGCCAGCCTGCGCGCCGCCATGAGCGCCGCGCGCAAGGTGGTCAACCTGATCGATGCCGTACCGACCGCCGCCACGCTGGCACGCTGGCAGCAGGCCGGCGAGCGCTGGGTGGCCAGCGCGCGCAAGACCGCGCGCGTGGTCAGCGCCGGCGCCGCCTGGAAGCTCGATGCGCTGGCCGACACGCTGACCTTCCACGCCGTGGGCGAGGACACCGTGCGCGAGCGTGAAGCCGTGCGCTGGCTGGCCAGCGCCGAAGTGCGCGTGCCGGACAGCCCGGTGCGCGGCAAGGGCACGCCCGAAGGCGGCATCGATGCCTGCCTGGTGGTGGCCCGCCTGGCCGACCGCGCCACCGGCGAACTGCTGGATACCCGTTACCTGCTGTGCGACCCGGCGCTGGCGCAAGATGCCGCGCAGGTGGCGCGCTGGGCCTTGTGGACCGACGCAGCCGATGCGCGCCTGCGCACGCTGCGCCACGCCATCGACCACTTCGCCCAGGACGCCGAAAGCGGCCACGCCGCCGGCGCCGCGCTGGCCGCACTGCAGTTGGGCCTGGCGGTGCTGCGCCTGGAACACGCGCCGACCGCGGCCGCGCCCGCCTTCCTCGCGCGCCTGGCTGGCCGCACGGTGCGCCAGGGCGTGCCGGTGCCGGGCACGGTGCTCAATGAAGGCATGGGCCGCATGCTGGCATTGCTCGACGTGCTGGAAAACTATCCGGGCCGCGGCACCGCCGTGCCCGCTGAAGCGATGGAGGTGTTGCAGTGAGCGCCCTCGCCATGGACCAGGCCGAGAGCCTGCGCCGGATGCTGGCGCCGCGCACGACGCGCCGTATCGCCGTGGTCGCCAGCGAACGCGGTGCCGGCGCCACCACCGTGGCGCTGGGCTTGTCGCACGCGCTGGCCATGCAGGGCGAACGCGTGCTGCTGGTCGACGAAGACGCCGCCGCGGCGTGCGCCACGCGGCTGTCCGGCGCCAGGCCCGCCGGCACCCTGGCCGATGTCAGCGCAGGCCGCCTGTCGCTGGAAGCTGCTGCAGGCACCGGTCCCGGTGGCGTGCTGTCGGTGCTGCCGGCTGGCCGGCCTGTGCCGGGCTGCGCCTTGCCGGCTGCTGCCGCGAGCGGCTTTCGCAGCGTGCTGGTGGATGCCGGCGTCGATGCCGACGGCGCGCTGTCGCCGCTCGCGGGCGGCGCGCACAACGTGCTGATCGTGATGCGGCCTGAACTGGCGTCGATCACCGCCGCCTACGCGTGTATCAAGCGCCTGCACCACCTGTATGCCTGGCGCCAGTTCCACCTGATCGTCAACATGGCGGCGAGCGAGGCTACGGTGCAGGCGATCCTGCGCAACCTCGCGCGCACGGCCAGCCAGTACCTGGGCGTTGAGGCGTTGTGCGCGGGCTGGCTGCCATCCGACCCGCTGGTGGCGCGCGGCGTGCAACTGGGGCGCTGCGTGGTCGAGGCGTTTCCGGCGGCGCCGGCCACCACCGCGCTGCGCCGCACCGCCGGCAGCATCGGTGCCTGGCCGCTGCGCGCGGACACGTCCACCCCTGCTCCCGCACCCGCCATGGCCTGAGCCTGCCAGCCATGCCATCCAACCGAACCAGACCCTGAGCCAGCCCCCGCCGCACGTTGCGGCGGTCCAGCAATCCAGCATTCACGAGAATTGCACCATGTACACGATCCAGGGAAAGCTCGAACAGGCCGATGTGGTCAAGGCGCATGCACAGCTGGTGCGCCGCATCGCCCTGCAACTGGCCGCCAGGCTGCCTGCCAGCGTGCAGATCGACGACCTGATCCAGGCCGGCATGATCGGCCTGCTGGATGCCGCCAAGCGTTATGAAGACACCCACGGCGCGCGCTTCGAGACCTACGCCAGCCAGCGCATCCGCGGCGCCATGCTTGACGAGGTGCGCGCCAACGACTGGCAGTCGCGCAGCCTGCGCCAGTTCACCCGGCGCATCGAGCGCACGCAGCGCGGGCTGGAGCAGAAGCTCGGGCGCGCGCCGCTCGACTCCGAAGTGGCCGAGGCCATGGAGATGGCGCTGGACGAATACCAGCTGCTGCTCAATGAGGTCTATGGCTGCCAGCTGCTGCACTACGAGGATTTCGAGCGCTCCGGCGAAGAAGACTTCCTGGACCGGCACCTTGGCGGCAGCGATGACGGCAACCCGCTGACCGTGCTGATGGAAAGCGGCATGCGCGAGGCGCTGATCCGCGCCATCGACCGGCTGCCGGAGCGCGAGAAGCTGGTGCTGTCGCTGTGCTATGACCAGGAGCTGAACCTGCGCGAGATCGGCGCGGTGCTCGATGTGACCGAGTCGCGCGTGTGCCAGATCCGCGGCCAGGCGATCACGCGGCTGCGCAACCAGCTGCGCGGCTTGCTGTGATGCAGGCGCTGGGCCGCGCCGCGCGCGGCGCTTGCTGGCTGCTGGCTGCCGCATCGGCCTGCGCCTGGGCCGCCATCGAGGGCGGCACCCGCCACGCCTGGACCGGATCGGTCAACGGGCCGGCACTCCACGGCCGCGGACAGCGCGCGGTGTCGCCGCCGATCCTGCCCACCGGCGTCTTGCCGCAGTCAGAAGGGGTCATCACGTCGGTGCGCTGGCGCTACAGCTTCGCCAAGACCCCACCGCTGGAACTGCAAGCCTATCTCTGCAATGCCCAGCGCTGCGTGCTGCTGCCGCAGGCGGAAGGCAAGACCGATGCGTTCTTCGGGGATGATGCCACCAAGGGCTTTGTGTTTGCGTTCCGGGTGCCGGGGCAGGGCAGCCTGGTGCCGGTGCTGCAGGGGCGCAGCAATGAGGTGGTGGTGGGGTTTAGGTAGGAGTGAATGTTCCGTTCTTTCGTCACTTCTGAATAAGTGACGAAAGAACGGAACATCTGGCGATCGCCTCAACCCGCCGCCAGACTCACCCCACCAGCCCCGGCCGCCGCCTTCCCATCCTTCCCATACAACCCCGCATCCCCGCCACTATGCTGGCGCAGCGCCTGAATGGCTTCGCGGGTGAAATCGAGGTGGGCATTGACGACGGCGCCGTTCAGGGCGTTGCCGTCGCGCGCGGTGCGCGCGGCGAAGATCAGCTGGCGCCAGGCGTCGGCCACGGCCGGGTCGACCTGGCGGCCGAGCAGCTGGCCTTCGGGGCCGGCGCGCAGGCCAAGCGCGCCCATCTGGGCTTCGCGGGCCTTGAGCTGGCGGGACAGGGCCTGGCCCAGTTCAACCTTGCGCGTCAGCAGTCCGCTCAGGGACTGGAAGTCGCCCCGCTTGAGGGCGTCGCGCTCTTCGGCGAGGAGTTGGCCGAAGGCCTGGATGCCTTCGGTTTCGCGCTGCAGGGACTGGATCAGGCTCTGGTTCATTTGGGCTAGCGGGGTTCGGCCTGGCCAAGCTCGCGCAGGGTCGCGAGCAGGCCGTCGGCAATCTTGCCCGGGTCGATCCTGATCCGGCCCTCGGCGATGGCCTGGCGGATCTCTTCGACCTTGGCGGTGTCGATATCGTCGTCCGTGGGCTGCGTCAGGCGGGCGCTGATGTCGCGCACCTGGGCGGCCAGCGGGCTGACGCTCAGGCCGGCGGACGGCGCCGCGGCGCTGGCCGGCGCGGCCTGGGGCCGGGCGGCGGCAGCGTCCGCGGGGGCGTCGGCGGGCCGGGACGAGGCGGTGTGGTTGATCTTCACGGGGCGTTCCTTGCTGGTTTCCTATGGCATTACGGTAGCGCCGGCGAATTCTTTAGGGCGCTCGCCCCGATTTCGCCGCGCAGCGATGTCGGCGGCATTTTCGCATGCCGCCCGCCACGGGTTTGCAGTCTTTTGGCCACGATCAAGGCACTTTCGGCGGGCTACTGCAGCACCACGGTGTCGCCGCTGCGCACCAGCCCGTTGACCACCTGGCCGCTGCGCAGGCGCACCTGCACGGTGTTGCCAGTGGCGGCATCGGCCAGCACCTTGCCTTCGCTGGTGATCTGGAAGGCATCGCCTTCCACGGCCACGGTGACGGTCTGGCCCTGGCGCACGGCGATGGCCTTGCGCAGCAGGTCAGACCGTATCGGCGAGCCGGCGGCAATACGGTTGGCGGTGACCGCGCCGGCAAGCTGCGCCGGGTCGGTGATCACCGCGCGCGGCAGCGTGCCCAGGTCGCCCTGGCGGACTTCGATATCGGCCTGGCCGACCGGCTCGCCCGGGCCCAGCGCGCGCGCGGCGACGTAGTAATCGGTCAGCACCGACACGCGCGCCTGCATGTAGCGCACCCACGGCCGCTCGCCGCCGCAGCGCACGCCGACGGAGACGCGGCCCCAAGGCGACGTGCCGGCGGGCAGGAACGGGTCGGGCGCAAGGCAATCCGGCGCGCGCCCACCCGAAGGCGGCGCCACCTGCACGCTGACCTTGCCCGGCAGGCCGGCGGTCTGCTGCAGCAGGAAGCGTTCCACGGCAACGCGCGCGGGGTCTTCGGCAAAGGGGCTGGCAGCGGGGTTGGCAGCATAGGCAGCCTGCTGCTGGCCGTGCGCGGCCGCCGCCTGCATGGCGACGGGCATGACCTGCGCCGGCGCGGCACCGGCGGCGGCGGGCCCAAGCAGGCAGGCCGCCAGCAGGGCTTGCGCCAGGCTGCGGGCGTTGCGGCGATTCTGTTTCATCTGGACTTCCCGGCAAGATCGGCACGGCATGCACGGCATGCCTGGCGCACCGCCCCGTGACTGGCCGCGCGCCCCGTTTACATCTGTCATCGGGGTCCCATTGTAGGCAGCCCCTCGCGCGAGGGCGGGCCGAAATGCATGGATTTCCCGTCCTTATTCATCCGATTGGCGTGACAGGTCGCCGCCTAAGATGGCAACCCTGAAGAAGGTCGTTCGCTCCGTTCACGTGAGCAGGGAGATGCCAGATGATTGACAGACTCGACGCGGCACTACGTTTCCAGCAGGAAGCGCTGAGCCTGCGCAACCAGCGGCAGTCGGTGATTGCCTCCAACATCGCGCACGCGGACACGCCCGGCTACAAGGCGCGCGATTTTGATTTCTCCAGCACGCTGGCCCAAAGCGTCGAACGCGGCCATCGCAATGAGGGCATGTCGCTGTCCACCACCTCGGTGCGCCATCTGCCCGCGCAGGCCCCGGGGCGCGAGGAATTCGACCTGGCTTACCGCATCCCGCTGCAGTCCAGCGTCGACGGCAACACCGTGGAAATGGATGCCGAGCGCGTGGCCTTCGCCGACAACGCCGTGCACTTCGAGTCCGGCCTGACGGTGATGAATTCAAAGATCAAGACCATGCTGGCCGCCATCCAGCAATAGATCGAGCAGTAAGGGAGAGAGCGCATGCCGGCAATGAACATCTTCGACGTCGCGGGCTCGGCCATGGCCGCGCAGTCGCAGCGCATGAACGTGACCGCTTCCAACCTGGCCAACGCCGACAGCGTGGTCAGCCCCGACGGCCAGGCCTATCGCGCCAAGCAGGTCGTGTTCGGCATGGCGCCCACGCCGGGGCAGACGGACATCGGCGGCGTGCAGGTGCGAGGCGTGTCGGAAGACCCGTCGCCGCCGCGCATGGTGCACAACCCCACGCACCCCATGGCCAATGCCCAGGGCTACGTGGTGATGCCCAACGTCAACCCGGTGGAGGAGATGGTCAACATGATCTCGGCCTCGCGCTCCTACCAGGCCAACGTGGAAGTGCTCAATACCGCCAAGAACATGATGCTCAAGACGCTGACGATCGGCCAGTGACAAGCCTCGGCCTGTATCGGCAACGCCTCCACCAGCACGCACACAACGAACCGACATGACAACCACCTCCGCGGTAGGCAGCAACACCCAGGGCATCAACGACGCCCTCAAGAGCGGCAGCGCCAGCGCGTCCGAGCTGCAGAACAACTTCCTGACCATGCTCGTCACGCAGATGAACAACCAGGACCCGCTTAACCCGATGGACAACGCGCAGCTGACCTCGCAGCTGGCGCAGATCAGCACGGTCAGCGGCATGCAGACCATGAACGCGACGCTGTCGCAGTTGCTGTCGCAGGTCAGCGCCAGCCGCGCCATGGACTCCGCGGCGCTGATCGGCCATACCGTGATGGTGCCGGGCAAGCAGGTGTCGGTGGCAGGCGGCGTGCCGGGCAAGTTTGGCCTGGACCTGCCGTCGACCGCGGATGCGGTCACCGTCGACGTGCTCGACAAGGACGGCAACGTGGTGCGCACCATCGACATGAAGGGGCAGACCGCGGGCGTGCACAACGTCGCATGGGACGGCAAGAACAACGCCGGCGCGGCCGTGGCCGACGGCGACTACACCTTCAAGGTGACCGCCACCGCCAACGGCACCTCGGTGCAGCCGGTGGCGCTGGTCTACGGCAAGGTCCAGAGCATCAGCGGCGACGCCAGCGGCGTGCTGGTGGACCTGGGCGACGGACAGACCGCGAACGTCGACGACGTACGCCGCATTCTCTGAAACGCAGGTGCCGGCAGCGCACAGGCGCCGGCCGGCTTCAACGACCAAGCAAAAAGGAAGCAATCATGGGTTTCGGTCAAGGGGTAAGCGGCCTGAACGCCGCCGCGTCCAATCTGGACGTGATTGGCAACAACATCGCCAACGCCAACACGGTTGGCTACAAGCAATCGGCAGCGCAGTTTGCCGATGTCTACGCAGGCACCAAGATCGGCCTGGGCGTGCGCGTGAACTCGGTGGTGCAGTCGTTCAACCAGGGCAATATCGAAGCCTCAGGGCGCTCGCTGGATGTGGCTATCACCAACGGCAACGGCTTCTTCCGCCTGACCAGCCCGGAAGGCGCGGTCTACTACTCGCGCAACGGCCAGTTCCAGCGCCAGGAAGACGGCCGCATCACCAATATGCAGGGCCTGCAGGTGACCGGCTATCCGGCGGGCGTGGCCGGCGGCGCGGGCGTGCAGCCGCAGCCGCTGGTGATCAGCAACGCGCAGATGGAGCCCCGCGCTACCAGCAACATCACCGCCAAGTTCCAGCTTGACTCGCGCGCCACCGTGCCGACGCAGGCCTTCGCCAGCGCGGCCGGCTCGCCGCCGACCAGCAATATGTTCAACTACAGCACGGCGATCAACGTCTATGACTCGCTGGGCAACAAGCAGCAGCTGATGGCGTACTTCGCCAAGTCGGCGGGCGCCCCGACCGTCGCCGGTGGCACCGACTGGCGCATGTATGTGACCGACGTCAACGGCAATGCCGTCGGCGGCGCACCGGTCACACTCGCGTTCGACAACGCCGGCGCACTGCAATCGCCGGCGGCCGGCGCCATCACCCTGAGCCAGCCGGCCGCCAATGGCGCGCAGGCTATGGCGATGAAGCTGGACCTGACCGGCACCACCCAGTTCGGCGCCGACAACGACGTCAAGCAGCTCAGCCAGAACGGCTACACCTCGGGCAGCCTGCTGGGCTTCTCGGTCAATGGCGACGGCACCATCACCGGCAACTATTCCAACGAGCAGACCAAGCCGCTCGGCCAGATCGTGATGGCCGCATTCGGCAACGTCGAAGGCCTGAAGCCGGAGGGCGACAACGTGTGGTCGGCCACCGGCGCCTCCGGCCAGGCGCTGGTCGGCGTGGCCGGCGGCAGCATGGGCACGCTGCGCTCCAATGCGGTGGAAGCTTCCAACGTGGACCTGTCCGGCCAGCTGGTCAACCTGATCGTTGCGCAGCGCAACTACCAGGCCAATGCGCAGACCATCAAGGCGCAGGACACGGTCATGCAGACCCTGGTCAACCTGTGACCGCTACGCTGAGCTGAGCCGCCGCCATGGACCGCATGATCTACACCGCCCTGTCGGGCGCCAAGCAGATACTCGACCAGCAAGCGGCGGTATCGAACAACCTCGCCAACGTCTCCACGCCGGCCTTCCGCGCGCAGGTCAACCTGTACCGCGCGGTGCCGGTGGTCGGG harbors:
- a CDS encoding MinD/ParA family protein, whose protein sequence is MDQAESLRRMLAPRTTRRIAVVASERGAGATTVALGLSHALAMQGERVLLVDEDAAAACATRLSGARPAGTLADVSAGRLSLEAAAGTGPGGVLSVLPAGRPVPGCALPAAAASGFRSVLVDAGVDADGALSPLAGGAHNVLIVMRPELASITAAYACIKRLHHLYAWRQFHLIVNMAASEATVQAILRNLARTASQYLGVEALCAGWLPSDPLVARGVQLGRCVVEAFPAAPATTALRRTAGSIGAWPLRADTSTPAPAPAMA
- a CDS encoding RNA polymerase sigma factor FliA, whose translation is MYTIQGKLEQADVVKAHAQLVRRIALQLAARLPASVQIDDLIQAGMIGLLDAAKRYEDTHGARFETYASQRIRGAMLDEVRANDWQSRSLRQFTRRIERTQRGLEQKLGRAPLDSEVAEAMEMALDEYQLLLNEVYGCQLLHYEDFERSGEEDFLDRHLGGSDDGNPLTVLMESGMREALIRAIDRLPEREKLVLSLCYDQELNLREIGAVLDVTESRVCQIRGQAITRLRNQLRGLL
- the flhA gene encoding flagellar biosynthesis protein FlhA, which codes for MNALSNLFNLPGLRSAGQLKAMTGPLLIIMILGMMILPLPAFVLDLLFTFNIALAIMVLLVSMYTQKPLDFAAFPAVLLFTTLLRLSLNVASTRVVLLEGHTGPDAAGKVVEAFGHFLVGGNFAVGIVVFAILVVINFMVITKGAGRIAEVGARFMLDSMPGKQMSIDADLNAGLIDEAAAKKRRAEVAQESDFYGAMDGASKFVRGDAVAGLLIMFINVAAGMVVGMVQHDLDFGTAVHNYTLLTIGDGLVAQIPALVISTAAGVIVSRVSNEQDVGEQLTGQLFANPRVLYLTAGIIGLMGIIPGMPHFAFLLLAGALVWMGRYMSRRAATQEQVKQREERTPAVAQESTEASWDDVTLVDPLGMEVGYRLITLVDRAQDGELLGRIKSIRKKVAQEIGFLVPVVHIRDNLELKPNAYRITLKGVEIGRGEAMPGQWMAINPGQVSGTLPGAATRDPAFGLPAVWIDAGIKEQAQSYGYTVVDASTVVATHLNHLIHMHAAELLGRQEVQALLDRIAKDSPKLTEDLVPKAISLTALQKILQNLLDEGVPIRDMRTILDVVAEHAPKISDPNELTAMVRVALGRAITQQLFPNNADLQVIGLDAGLERVLSQALTNGGGIEPGLADALLQQTQGAVTRQEQLGMDPVLLVPSQLRPLMARFLRRTMPQLRVLSHAEVPDNRNIRITAMIGA
- a CDS encoding flagellar protein FlhE, with the protein product MQALGRAARGACWLLAAASACAWAAIEGGTRHAWTGSVNGPALHGRGQRAVSPPILPTGVLPQSEGVITSVRWRYSFAKTPPLELQAYLCNAQRCVLLPQAEGKTDAFFGDDATKGFVFAFRVPGQGSLVPVLQGRSNEVVVGFR
- the flhB gene encoding flagellar biosynthesis protein FlhB is translated as MSEESDLEKTEPASPRRLEKAREEGQVVRSRELATFVMLIAGVTGLWTLGGHLGRSLNQVMQGALRFEPATAFDTSRMLSRFAMMVWDSLLAFLPLLFLFGVAALAAPLLLGGWVFSGKSFAPQFSRLSPLAGLGRMFSAHSLVELLKAVAKSLLVGSVGAWVLWRRLPEAIALMNAPVQEALLHMVDLVMYCCLVVSLSLLVVAAIDVPWQYWEFFKKLRMTKEEVKQEFKESEGDPHIKGRIRQQQRAMARRRMMTEVPKADVVVTNPTHFAVALRYEEGRMGAPRVVAKGTGDIAARIRELAAEHRVPLMSAPPLARALHRHVELGQEIPAGLYTAVAEVLAWVYQLKHWHYSQGPQPQAPADLPVPDELAVPEMRE
- the flhF gene encoding flagellar biosynthesis protein FlhF, with the protein product MSVAKFVAANGREAMRQVREAMGPDAVVLSNRTVEGGVEIVAMRDADLGSVQATAQVYVPPAPVAEPTAIGDLRGELQSMRAMLERQLAGISPAQSAVPSAAAHGVAASDPLRESLFEWMVGAGFSGQLARTLLARLPLGYDRPAAMGWIRTELASKLPVLGDEDSLFAQGGVLALVGPTGVGKTTTTAKLAARFVLRHGADKLALLTTDSFRIGAHEQLRIYGDILGVPVHAVKDAADLRFALAAMKDKHLVIIDTVGMSQRDRSLSEQIAMLAGVPAPVQRVLLLNGASHGDTLNEVVHAYRHDAAPDGGGIDGCIISKLDEATHLGSVLDVVIRHRLPVFYASTGQRVPEHLELANSTALVERAFLTPRRGSVFADADAARRRSAGTDDEAPARGGADEVLRSLTDSADALSQCVAELNGAGLGLDLARSLWQQRSAGAPALRAMSQQVREAVCRDVTRQCEQYVLASAATLQVAVPGRRTPQPMQHTLWLADRDGMPLAATVTPTGRAGQPLGEAESDAASLRAAMSAARKVVNLIDAVPTAATLARWQQAGERWVASARKTARVVSAGAAWKLDALADTLTFHAVGEDTVREREAVRWLASAEVRVPDSPVRGKGTPEGGIDACLVVARLADRATGELLDTRYLLCDPALAQDAAQVARWALWTDAADARLRTLRHAIDHFAQDAESGHAAGAALAALQLGLAVLRLEHAPTAAAPAFLARLAGRTVRQGVPVPGTVLNEGMGRMLALLDVLENYPGRGTAVPAEAMEVLQ